One genomic window of Micromonospora sp. WMMD1128 includes the following:
- a CDS encoding sugar ABC transporter permease, translated as MALTTAPGRTPRTGPAGPRPTRRGAGRARLGEGLAGYVFLSPWLIGLMGITAIPMLLSLWLSFTDYDILTPLSEVRWVGLDNYERMFTADPSYWHAVRVTLTFALVAVPLKLAAALGVALLLNRAWRGVGLFRGLFYLPSLLGGSVALAIVWVNMFNRDGAFNSFLALFGIEGLPWVADPDWALQTLMVLAIWQFGAPMVIFLAGLKQVPTELYEAAAVDGAGVWRRFRAVTLPMLSPVIFFNLVLETIHGFQGFTAAFVLSNGTGGPVDSTLMYTLKLYISGFTDLEMGYASAMAWVFLLAIALITAVFFSTGRFWVHYSDGGDDS; from the coding sequence GTGGCCCTCACCACGGCGCCCGGCCGGACCCCACGAACCGGACCGGCCGGCCCCCGCCCCACGCGGCGCGGGGCCGGCCGGGCCCGGCTCGGTGAGGGCCTGGCAGGGTACGTCTTCCTCTCGCCCTGGCTCATCGGACTGATGGGCATCACGGCGATCCCGATGCTGCTCTCGCTCTGGCTGAGCTTCACCGACTACGACATCCTCACCCCGCTGTCCGAGGTGCGCTGGGTCGGGCTGGACAACTACGAACGGATGTTCACCGCCGACCCGTCGTACTGGCACGCGGTGCGGGTCACGCTGACGTTCGCGCTGGTCGCCGTACCGCTGAAGCTGGCCGCCGCGCTCGGCGTGGCGCTGCTGCTCAACCGCGCCTGGCGCGGCGTCGGGCTGTTCCGCGGCCTGTTCTACCTGCCGTCGCTGCTCGGCGGCAGCGTGGCGCTCGCCATCGTCTGGGTCAACATGTTCAACCGGGACGGCGCGTTCAACTCGTTCCTCGCGCTGTTCGGCATCGAGGGGCTGCCCTGGGTCGCCGACCCGGACTGGGCCCTGCAGACGCTCATGGTGCTGGCCATCTGGCAGTTCGGCGCGCCCATGGTGATCTTCCTGGCCGGGCTCAAGCAGGTCCCCACCGAGCTGTACGAGGCGGCGGCCGTGGACGGCGCCGGGGTGTGGCGGCGCTTCCGCGCGGTCACCCTGCCGATGCTCTCCCCGGTGATCTTCTTCAACCTGGTGCTGGAGACCATCCACGGGTTCCAGGGCTTCACCGCCGCGTTCGTGCTCAGCAACGGCACCGGCGGCCCGGTCGACTCCACCCTGATGTACACGCTGAAGCTCTACATCTCCGGCTTCACCGACCTGGAGATGGGCTACGCCTCGGCGATGGCCTGGGTGTTCCTGCTGGCCATCGCGCTCATCACGGCCGTGTTCTTCAGCACCGGCCGGTTCTGGGTGCACTACTCGGACGGAGGGGACGACTCATGA
- a CDS encoding carbohydrate ABC transporter permease: MTAVTAVAGRRRPRNRQTLRLLVLVAIVAVVLYPLIWMLGTSVKSQAEIVNNIGLLPETFTPGNYVDGWTNFDVSFGRFFLNSAMVSLLTVVGNALSCLLAAYALGRLRFRLRKMWFAVMIGTLLLPGHVLIVPQYILFRSLGLVGGDWPYLPLLIPHFLATEAFFVFLMVQFMRGIPRELDEAAKIDGATPYGVFRHVILPLSRPALVTTAIFSFIWTWNDFFRQLVFLSTLEDYTVPVALTLFIDSTSQSAVGPMFAMSVLSLLPVFLFFLAFQRMLVEGINTSGLKG; the protein is encoded by the coding sequence ATGACCGCGGTGACCGCCGTCGCCGGCCGCCGTCGCCCGCGCAACCGGCAGACGCTGCGCCTGCTGGTGCTCGTGGCGATCGTGGCGGTGGTGCTCTACCCGCTGATCTGGATGCTCGGCACCTCGGTCAAGTCGCAGGCCGAGATCGTCAACAACATCGGCCTGCTGCCGGAGACGTTCACCCCCGGCAACTACGTCGACGGCTGGACCAACTTCGACGTCAGCTTCGGCCGGTTCTTCCTGAACAGCGCCATGGTCAGCCTGCTTACCGTGGTCGGCAACGCGCTGTCCTGCCTGCTCGCCGCGTACGCCCTCGGGCGGCTGCGGTTCCGGCTGCGCAAGATGTGGTTCGCCGTCATGATCGGCACCCTGCTGCTGCCCGGGCACGTGCTGATCGTCCCGCAGTACATCCTGTTCCGCAGCCTCGGCCTGGTCGGCGGCGACTGGCCGTACCTGCCGCTGCTCATCCCGCACTTCCTGGCCACCGAGGCGTTCTTCGTCTTCCTCATGGTTCAGTTCATGCGCGGCATCCCGCGCGAGCTGGACGAGGCCGCCAAGATCGACGGCGCCACGCCGTACGGCGTGTTCCGGCACGTGATCCTGCCGCTGAGCCGGCCCGCGCTGGTCACCACCGCGATCTTCTCGTTCATCTGGACCTGGAACGACTTCTTCCGCCAACTGGTCTTCCTGTCCACCCTGGAGGACTACACCGTTCCGGTGGCGCTGACCCTGTTCATCGACTCGACGAGCCAGAGCGCGGTCGGCCCGATGTTCGCCATGTCCGTGCTGTCCCTGCTGCCGGTGTTCCTGTTCTTCCTCGCCTTCCAGCGGATGCTCGTCGAGGGCATCAACACCAGCGGGTTGAAGGGATGA
- a CDS encoding PmoA family protein has translation MTADPRAAAAGTDAAAAGTEAAAAGTDAAAAVPDAARAGTPDAAATGAERLVVAGVEVARYVVRPDLDPRHGPRPYLHPVRTRAGVPVTDALPADHVWHLGASLAVQDVAGANLWGGRTYVRGTGYTWRDDHGVIAHTGWRDRAADRLDHDLEWRAAGGRPLLREHRTLTAAPAGDDAWWLDLSATLTSATGGDVHLGSPATNGRPGGAGYGGFFWRVAAGPEPRVRTVDAAGEEAVNGSAAPWLALFGTGSGGGAYTLVFTGLGPGDRWFVRTAMYPGVCVAYAFDRPAVVAADRPRRNRHRVLVVDGHLDPADVPARLAAKATS, from the coding sequence GTGACCGCCGATCCCCGCGCCGCCGCTGCCGGGACGGACGCTGCCGCCGCCGGGACGGAAGCTGCCGCCGCCGGGACGGACGCTGCCGCCGCCGTTCCGGACGCGGCCCGGGCCGGCACGCCGGACGCCGCCGCGACTGGTGCGGAGCGGCTGGTCGTGGCCGGGGTGGAGGTGGCCCGCTACGTGGTCCGCCCCGACCTGGACCCCCGGCACGGGCCCCGGCCCTACCTGCACCCGGTGCGGACCCGGGCCGGCGTCCCGGTCACCGACGCGCTCCCCGCCGACCACGTCTGGCACCTCGGCGCGTCCCTCGCCGTGCAGGACGTGGCCGGCGCGAACCTGTGGGGCGGCCGGACGTACGTGCGCGGCACCGGCTACACCTGGCGCGACGACCACGGCGTCATCGCCCACACCGGCTGGCGGGACCGGGCCGCCGACCGCCTCGACCACGATCTCGAATGGCGGGCCGCGGGCGGGCGGCCGTTGCTGCGCGAGCACCGCACGCTGACCGCCGCCCCGGCCGGCGACGACGCCTGGTGGCTCGACCTGAGCGCCACCCTCACGTCCGCCACCGGCGGCGACGTCCACCTCGGCAGCCCGGCCACCAACGGCCGACCCGGCGGGGCCGGCTACGGCGGCTTCTTCTGGCGGGTCGCGGCCGGGCCGGAACCCCGGGTGCGCACCGTGGACGCCGCCGGCGAGGAGGCGGTCAACGGTTCGGCCGCGCCCTGGCTGGCGCTGTTCGGCACCGGGTCCGGCGGCGGCGCGTACACGCTCGTGTTCACCGGCCTCGGGCCCGGCGACAGGTGGTTCGTGCGGACGGCGATGTACCCGGGCGTCTGCGTCGCGTACGCCTTCGACCGGCCGGCGGTGGTCGCCGCCGACCGCCCCCGCCGCAACCGGCACCGGGTGCTCGTCGTCGACGGTCACCTCGACCCGGCGGACGTCCCGGCCCGGCTGGCCGCGAAGGCCACGTCGTGA
- a CDS encoding sugar kinase produces MGETMVVLAPDDGGPLEHAARLTVGVGGAESNVAMGLARLGHRAAWLSRVGDDPFGRRVIAEIVASGVDVSLVTVDPAAPTGVYLKDPGPAGTRVHYHRAGSAASRLDAPDLTDPRLAGVRLLHLSGITAALSDSCHGLLAHALTGRALPDARVVFDVNHRPALWPADRAAPILRDLADRADVVLVGLDEAATLWGSADPTAVRDLLPGPELVVVKDGPVGATALPRTGPAVFVPAPQVDVVEPVGAGDAFAAGFLAGLLREVDLRSCLRLGHLTAAPVLAVPGDTAPPPDPARIARALALTDRDWATPVRRRDGGNGT; encoded by the coding sequence GTGGGCGAGACCATGGTGGTGCTCGCCCCCGACGACGGCGGTCCGCTGGAGCACGCCGCCCGGCTCACCGTCGGGGTGGGCGGCGCGGAGTCCAACGTGGCGATGGGGCTGGCCCGGCTCGGCCACCGCGCGGCCTGGCTCAGCCGGGTCGGCGACGATCCGTTCGGCCGCCGGGTGATCGCCGAGATCGTCGCGTCCGGCGTGGACGTCTCCCTGGTCACCGTCGACCCGGCCGCGCCGACAGGCGTCTACCTCAAGGACCCCGGCCCGGCCGGCACCCGGGTCCACTACCACCGGGCCGGATCGGCGGCCAGCCGCCTCGACGCGCCGGACCTCACCGACCCCCGGCTGGCCGGCGTCCGGCTGCTGCACCTGTCCGGGATCACCGCCGCGCTCTCCGATTCCTGCCACGGGCTGCTCGCGCACGCGCTGACCGGGCGGGCGCTGCCCGACGCCCGGGTCGTCTTCGACGTGAACCACCGGCCCGCGCTCTGGCCCGCCGACCGGGCCGCCCCGATCCTGCGCGACCTGGCCGACCGCGCCGACGTGGTGCTCGTCGGGCTGGACGAGGCGGCGACGCTCTGGGGCAGCGCCGACCCGACCGCCGTCCGCGACCTGCTGCCCGGACCCGAACTGGTGGTGGTCAAGGACGGGCCGGTCGGCGCGACCGCGCTGCCGCGTACCGGGCCGGCGGTCTTCGTGCCGGCGCCGCAGGTGGACGTGGTGGAGCCGGTCGGTGCCGGGGACGCCTTCGCCGCCGGCTTCCTCGCCGGACTGCTGCGCGAGGTTGACCTGAGATCGTGCCTGCGGTTGGGTCACCTCACCGCGGCACCGGTGCTGGCCGTGCCGGGCGACACCGCGCCACCGCCGGACCCGGCGCGGATCGCCCGGGCGCTGGCGCTGACCGACCGGGACTGGGCGACGCCGGTACGGCGACGCGACGGAGGGAACGGCACATGA
- a CDS encoding bifunctional 4-hydroxy-2-oxoglutarate aldolase/2-dehydro-3-deoxy-phosphogluconate aldolase, translating into MSAHDFAPLFGDARVMVILRDLPPEETVRLAEVAWDLGIDVVEVPIRTPGAVPALRAAVTAGRRRDRIVGAGTVRSPAQVRQAMSAGAAFTVAPGLDLAVADTARGYGIPHLPGVATPTEAQRALDHGLIWLKAFPAVSLGPAWFRAVAGPLPEARFVATGGIDAGNAGDFLAAGVRVVAVGSALTDPAQLPRLAALATGDPVS; encoded by the coding sequence ATGAGCGCACACGACTTCGCACCGCTGTTCGGCGACGCGCGGGTGATGGTGATCCTGCGGGACCTGCCGCCGGAGGAGACGGTCCGCCTCGCCGAGGTGGCCTGGGACCTCGGCATCGACGTGGTGGAGGTGCCGATCCGTACCCCGGGGGCGGTGCCCGCGCTGCGCGCCGCCGTCACCGCCGGGCGGCGCCGGGACCGGATCGTCGGCGCCGGCACGGTCCGCAGCCCCGCCCAGGTCCGCCAGGCGATGAGCGCCGGCGCGGCGTTCACCGTCGCCCCCGGCCTCGACCTGGCCGTCGCGGACACGGCCCGCGGCTACGGCATCCCGCACCTGCCCGGCGTGGCCACCCCCACCGAGGCGCAGCGGGCGCTCGACCACGGCCTGATCTGGCTCAAGGCGTTCCCGGCGGTCAGCCTGGGCCCGGCCTGGTTCCGGGCGGTCGCCGGACCGCTGCCGGAGGCCCGGTTCGTGGCCACCGGCGGCATCGACGCCGGCAACGCGGGCGACTTCCTGGCCGCCGGGGTGCGCGTGGTGGCGGTCGGCTCGGCGCTCACCGACCCGGCGCAGCTCCCGCGCCTCGCCGCGCTCGCCACCGGGGACCCGGTCAGCTGA
- a CDS encoding phage tail protein: MRRAAIERLLPAAYQRAAGPGSVLGALLDVMEALHAPDEAVLADVDALFGPYRTADGFVAYLSRWVAMDHVVAAPPADAPLPLPVGRLRDLVAHGALLARWRGTPYGMRTALELATGVTGFVLDEPAERPFHLVVRVPPAAADRLALVTRIVEAEKPAAVTVEVVAAPAGTPAGPTPPTDPTPPTDPTPPTDPTPPADPMPPEPVRAVGRAHVPPPPPHDPPEEPS, encoded by the coding sequence ATGCGTCGAGCGGCGATTGAGCGGCTGCTGCCGGCCGCGTACCAGCGGGCCGCCGGCCCGGGCAGCGTGCTGGGCGCGCTGCTGGACGTGATGGAGGCGCTGCACGCCCCGGACGAGGCGGTGCTCGCCGACGTCGACGCGTTGTTCGGGCCGTACCGGACGGCGGACGGGTTCGTGGCGTACCTGAGCCGGTGGGTGGCGATGGACCACGTGGTCGCCGCGCCGCCCGCGGACGCGCCGCTGCCGCTGCCGGTGGGCCGGCTGCGCGACCTGGTGGCGCACGGCGCGCTGCTGGCCCGCTGGCGGGGCACCCCGTACGGGATGCGCACCGCGTTGGAGCTGGCCACCGGGGTGACCGGGTTCGTCCTCGACGAGCCGGCGGAGCGGCCGTTCCACCTGGTGGTGCGCGTGCCGCCGGCCGCCGCGGACCGGCTGGCGCTCGTCACCCGGATCGTCGAGGCGGAGAAGCCGGCCGCGGTCACCGTCGAGGTGGTCGCCGCGCCGGCCGGCACACCCGCCGGCCCGACGCCGCCCACCGACCCGACGCCGCCCACCGACCCGACGCCGCCCACCGACCCGACGCCGCCGGCCGACCCGATGCCGCCAGAGCCGGTGCGCGCGGTCGGCCGGGCGCACGTGCCCCCTCCCCCGCCGCACGATCCGCCCGAGGAGCCGTCATGA